In Anaerobacillus alkaliphilus, a genomic segment contains:
- a CDS encoding GDSL-type esterase/lipase family protein: MKIRWVQFIGIFASLLCILWIVGLGMTFAQYFTKGVSEVTKPIEVIETTAEEAIETTKIGYHIVALGDSLTTGAGDLEGKGYVGNIVDQLAELTTEEIILHNFAVNGLTSDGLLKVLKQREVQEELAVADIIFMTIGGNDLFQGGQTLLQLNLEEIELIKEQYLGNLTGILTEIRNVNTEAPIYFSGLYHPFAHLPNVEITTSVILNWNYLTALELAKINRTVFVPMFDIFQFQLDTYLSEDRFHPSSLGYQQMANRIAGLLSLGGDDLE, translated from the coding sequence GTGAAAATTAGATGGGTACAATTCATTGGGATTTTTGCAAGTTTATTATGCATCCTATGGATCGTAGGGTTAGGAATGACATTTGCACAGTATTTTACTAAAGGAGTATCAGAAGTGACCAAACCGATAGAAGTGATCGAAACAACTGCAGAAGAAGCAATCGAAACAACCAAAATAGGCTACCATATTGTAGCCTTGGGAGACTCTTTGACTACAGGTGCAGGAGATTTAGAAGGCAAAGGGTATGTAGGGAACATTGTTGACCAACTTGCCGAACTAACAACCGAGGAGATTATCTTGCATAACTTTGCGGTTAATGGTCTAACGTCAGATGGTCTCTTAAAAGTACTTAAACAACGTGAAGTACAAGAAGAACTTGCAGTGGCTGATATTATTTTCATGACGATTGGTGGCAATGACCTTTTTCAAGGTGGACAAACTCTTTTGCAACTTAATTTAGAGGAAATTGAACTTATTAAAGAACAATATTTGGGTAATCTAACTGGCATTCTCACTGAAATTAGAAACGTAAATACAGAAGCCCCGATTTATTTTAGTGGTTTGTACCATCCTTTTGCGCACCTACCAAATGTAGAGATTACCACGAGTGTTATTTTAAATTGGAATTATCTTACTGCGTTAGAGTTAGCTAAGATTAACCGGACCGTGTTTGTACCAATGTTTGATATTTTTCAATTCCAATTAGACACGTATTTGTCAGAAGACCGTTTTCATCCTAGTTCATTAGGTTATCAGCAGATGGCAAATCGAATTGCGGGTTTACTTTCATTAGGTGGTGACGACCTTGAATAA
- a CDS encoding PaaI family thioesterase yields MDKDKLRRQFEHALENHQEGTGQLFLYSFLNFEFEYDEDQQVVRITAPISEVMYNPIGFIHGGMITYLADTAMGHLCAAFADRPGVSLELKTQFMRSAKAGTLHAEAYFIKKGKQVQFVECTIKDDKNELMAKITGTFFSIGE; encoded by the coding sequence ATGGACAAGGATAAATTACGACGTCAATTTGAACATGCGTTAGAAAATCATCAAGAAGGTACAGGCCAATTATTTTTGTACTCATTTCTAAATTTTGAGTTTGAGTATGATGAAGATCAGCAAGTGGTTAGAATTACAGCGCCTATCTCGGAGGTAATGTACAACCCTATTGGCTTTATTCACGGGGGGATGATTACGTATCTTGCTGATACTGCTATGGGTCATCTTTGCGCCGCATTTGCGGATCGACCAGGTGTGTCATTAGAATTAAAAACACAATTTATGAGATCGGCGAAAGCAGGTACACTTCATGCTGAAGCTTACTTTATAAAAAAAGGGAAGCAAGTACAATTTGTAGAATGTACGATTAAAGACGATAAAAATGAGTTAATGGCAAAGATAACGGGTACGTTCTTTTCTATTGGTGAATAG